Within Thermococcus indicus, the genomic segment GGAATCCTCAAAACTTTTCATAACATTTGCTTTTTGGTGATTCAGCAGAATTAATGAAACTCCTTGAACTGCCCAAATTTACAGATCTCAAACAAAAACCCATATAAATTTCAAAGTAGAAGTGTCCTAAATACGGGGCGGTGGGAACATGTCCGCTGGCAAGTCCATCCTCGCGTTGTTCCTTCTCGCACTCCTTTCGCTCCCAGCAGTATCTTCCTCAAAGGTTGCCGTTTGGTGGATCGGAGGTGCGGTACTCCATCCGAGGCTCTCCCCGGACGGGCTTTATTTCACTGATTTTGATGGAAGGGTCGGCCTGAAGACCAACGAGACGCACTTCATCTTCTGGAACCTTCCGTTCCAGCCCAACGGGATATCCGTGAGCGACCGGGTTTACGTTTCAGTGAACCTCGGCCCTCCCGCCGTTCTCGACCCCCTCGGGGATGTGGTTTACATGTGGGACTATCCGGGGGTATCGTTCGTCCACGTCTTTGCCGTTCCCGGGAGGGCGTACTACGCCGGAAAAATCAACGAGAGCGGCGGAATAGGCGTTCTTAACGGGAACGACCTCGTCTTCTACGACCTCTCATCGGCTGGAATTGTGAACGTTTACGATGCCTACGCCACTCCCGAAGGGATATACTTCACCGCCGAGCTGAACGAGAGCCCCCGCGGCGGCATAGGCATTCTCCAGCCGGAGAACGGAACCTTCCACCTCTGGCGGTTTCCGTCCAACTATTCCTCTCTTATACCGGACGGCATCGTCCTTGGCCACGACGGCTTTCTGTATGCGGCCATAATGGATGGCGACGCGGTTGGACTGGTGAGGTTCTCGCCGAAAAACGGCAGCTTTTTCTTCAAGGAGCTGGGTGAGAGGCCCCTGCACGTGAAGGCCTTTGGAAACAGGATCCTCCTGATGGATTCAAGGGGATTTCTGGCTTTGATAGACCCTTCAGGCGTTCTCTGGACGCTCAACACCACGCTAAAGTCTGAAGTGCATTCCTTCAACACGGTCCCTCTGGGACAGCCAACGGGGGTGAAGAACGCCACCAGGGAGGAGAGGGAGATAAGGCCCGAATACGTTGACGTAAACAAGGAACACCTTGACGGCATCGTACTCTACGACGTCGATGAGACCCATGATTTCGGCGGCGGTTACGTCGGGCAGCCCGGGACCCTAGTTCTCATAGATGAACTCCGCCCGAAGGTTCATCTCCTCTACGAGAACGGAACCGTCAGGGCGTGGGTAACCCCCGAAGAGATATTCACAGCCCCCGTTTTTCTCTACGTCAACGAAAAGCTCGTGAGGTGGGGCGAGGAGATAGTCTGGAACGCAACGTTCCTCGCGGGACGGTACAACCTTACGGCCGTTTACTTCGACGGCGAGGACGTTTACATGAACACGACCACCGTGGTAAGCGACCTGAGACCGAGGCTCCTCTGGAGTCGGTCGCTGAAAGTTGAAGGAGGAACTGTGATCTACGGGATGGCCAGCCATCCGGGAGTGCCTGTAAACGTGTCCGGCAGGACGGTATGGACTGACGGAAGGGGCTACTTCTCCTTCTTCGTTGCGAACGCCACGGAGACCGAAAGAACCCCGGCGGGGGAGGAAGGGGAGCCCAACCACTGGAGTATCGCCCTTCTCATATTCGCCGTTCCAATCGGAGTTGCCGGCGCGGTGCTGATTGGGAGAAGGGATAGGAAGGGCTATGCACTCCTGATAACCGCGCTGATCCTTGCCGCGCTGTACTTCACCGTCCCAAAGGCTCCGGGAGAGGCTGAAGAAGAAAAGCCCCTAACGCTCTCCCTCGTCGTGGTCATGCCCCCCGGCTTCTACGCCTTAAACGTCACGGTAATAGTTGATGGCGAGAGCGCCGGAAGGACGAACTCGACGGGCATGCTTGAGGTTCCCATCGATTACGGGCTTCACGAGATTAGACTTCTGTCTGGAGGTGCGGAGACGAGGTTTGAGGTGGCTATGGCCGAAAACAGGACCTTGGTAGTTCCCTTCTTCCCGGGAGTAAACGCGACGCTGACCAACGGCCCCGGCTACGCTGGTTTCTCGGCTTCGATTGGAAGCGTCACGCTCAGTTCGATGCACTCGGGGACGTACCCGACTGGACCGATGGGGAGCGGGGCTACGGAAGAGCTCGATTCTGGCCGGTGCGACGTCTGCAAGCTTAAGGCGGCGATGGTCGGTGCCGTCGAAGGTGAGGCGTGCAAGCTCTGTTGCCTTCAGAGCAAGAACTTTGGGCCTGCGGTTGTTTTCAACTACTACTTCCACCTCGTATGGGCGGCGATAGAGCGCTTTGACTGTATAATTCCCTGGCCGCCGATGCCCAAAACGAATTCCGTCGTTGGAGGGGCGGCGATAAACAGCTATGCCGATGACCTGGAAAACAGCCTTCCAAAGCCTGGTTGGGGAAGCATACATCCCTGTCTGTCGCCTTTGGATGGCCTTGATCCCGCCGACCCAAGTACAATCTGCAGCGCCCTCGAATGCGCCGACATTAAGTTCGACTGCAACTGCTACGTTACCTGCTTCCTCGGGCCGTTCAAGATGTGGGACGCCTTTATAAAGTGCGTTGGAGGCTGAAGGCTTTTTCTTTTTTAGCCGGAGGTTACTTCCCGTTTTTGGAGGTGGAGCTCGTCCTCATATGGAGAAACCCCACAACGGATTGGAGCGTGCTCACGGCCTTCCTGCCAACGTACTGGACGTACAGGGTCTTCGAGGGCATAGCTCTGAACGATTACGGCGACTTTCCGGTGGCGGTGGCCGTTCACCTGGTCTGGCTCCTCTCTCTTCTCGTGCTCTTCAGGAGAAGGGTGCTATGAATAAGTTGATGATGGACAGGTATGTACACGCCTTTACTTTGGCTTTTTTCAATTTGTTTGGTTCGATGTAACACCGTTAGAATTACATAATTCTACGAAAAAAAAGCAGAAATGATTACTTATAGTAAAAGGAAAAATTTATAAGAATTAGTGTGCCAACATGATATGCCGACGTTGGATAGGTGATTAAAATGGCACCAAAACGAATCCTTGGGACATTGTTTGCGGCATTTTTGTTGGTTGGAACAATGGGGGTATATCTAGCAAATGCCCTCCTGCCACCAGCAATTCAGATTGCGTTGGTCGATGAAAAGGGCAAGCCCCTTACGGAGATATCAAAGGATGTTGAAGTTCAGGTTCAGATAGATGCACTGGTTCCCACGCGGGAAGTTTACAGGACTGTTTTCTATGGAGACCTTAAAAAACCAAGCCGTCTGAAGTTCTGGGACTCAGGAAATACAGTCAGAATCCCACTCTCCGATGAAAAGCTTCAGTCTGTTCTCAACGAGTGGGGAAAAGATTACCCAACTGGGATTGGCTCTTCACTGATGATTTCTGTCTGGATTCTGGATCATGAAAACGAGAAGCTGTACAGAGGCTTTGCTGTGGTTAACTACAACACCGCCAACGTTGCTAAGGGATTCACGAAGACAGTGAAAATTGACATACATAGGTTGCCCTCATCTCCCCTTGAAGCTGCTACGAAAAGTGGTGGGGTAGCACCTTTGGGGTCCAACAGACAGTTCTATTACTGGAAGACCGACTGGGGCCTCTCGTGGAGACCTTCAGACTACATCGAAGTGCCTGCTCTGATCGTGGACAACAAGGATTCTTATTCTGGAGTTGTCACTGCAAGCGTAAACATTGTGACTGACTATTATACCAGATTTGGACTTACGATAGCCTACGGCTACAAAATCTCAGAAAAGGATACCCCAAGTCTAGACATATATGGAAATGACTTCTACACCATTGAGAACAAGTTTTACTTTTATAAAGATCTCCTTCTTGGACCAAACGAGAAAGGATACATATACATCTATGCAAAACCATACCACCTACACC encodes:
- a CDS encoding NHL repeat-containing protein is translated as MSAGKSILALFLLALLSLPAVSSSKVAVWWIGGAVLHPRLSPDGLYFTDFDGRVGLKTNETHFIFWNLPFQPNGISVSDRVYVSVNLGPPAVLDPLGDVVYMWDYPGVSFVHVFAVPGRAYYAGKINESGGIGVLNGNDLVFYDLSSAGIVNVYDAYATPEGIYFTAELNESPRGGIGILQPENGTFHLWRFPSNYSSLIPDGIVLGHDGFLYAAIMDGDAVGLVRFSPKNGSFFFKELGERPLHVKAFGNRILLMDSRGFLALIDPSGVLWTLNTTLKSEVHSFNTVPLGQPTGVKNATREEREIRPEYVDVNKEHLDGIVLYDVDETHDFGGGYVGQPGTLVLIDELRPKVHLLYENGTVRAWVTPEEIFTAPVFLYVNEKLVRWGEEIVWNATFLAGRYNLTAVYFDGEDVYMNTTTVVSDLRPRLLWSRSLKVEGGTVIYGMASHPGVPVNVSGRTVWTDGRGYFSFFVANATETERTPAGEEGEPNHWSIALLIFAVPIGVAGAVLIGRRDRKGYALLITALILAALYFTVPKAPGEAEEEKPLTLSLVVVMPPGFYALNVTVIVDGESAGRTNSTGMLEVPIDYGLHEIRLLSGGAETRFEVAMAENRTLVVPFFPGVNATLTNGPGYAGFSASIGSVTLSSMHSGTYPTGPMGSGATEELDSGRCDVCKLKAAMVGAVEGEACKLCCLQSKNFGPAVVFNYYFHLVWAAIERFDCIIPWPPMPKTNSVVGGAAINSYADDLENSLPKPGWGSIHPCLSPLDGLDPADPSTICSALECADIKFDCNCYVTCFLGPFKMWDAFIKCVGG